In Mangrovivirga cuniculi, the following proteins share a genomic window:
- a CDS encoding Yip1 family protein — protein MNNDNITLDDNLVNSKREVANLSDSDIFKKIWTKPRMVLEFIDKKEYDKWLFPILIILGINTTLGNFIDNDFGGIFINPAVSIIFGVVIGALLGWISYYIFAAILKISGSWLGGDATTYELLRITTYAVIPTLITAIISLAIQALSLFEWGEFLVNYTQLIIFLASVFVIIALVLLIWSIVNIIVGISVTQNFSIGRSIANFFLAITIILIPIALIIYYMVWTKVRYL, from the coding sequence ATGAATAATGATAACATCACCCTTGATGATAATTTAGTAAACAGTAAGCGAGAAGTAGCCAATCTTTCAGATTCAGATATCTTTAAAAAGATCTGGACCAAACCAAGAATGGTTTTAGAATTCATCGATAAAAAAGAATACGACAAATGGCTTTTTCCTATACTTATAATTTTAGGAATTAATACCACCCTGGGTAATTTTATCGATAATGATTTTGGAGGAATATTCATTAATCCTGCCGTTTCTATAATCTTTGGAGTAGTAATAGGAGCTTTACTGGGATGGATATCTTATTACATATTTGCTGCAATTTTAAAAATCTCGGGATCATGGCTTGGCGGTGATGCAACAACCTACGAGCTGCTTAGAATAACAACATATGCTGTAATTCCAACTTTGATCACAGCTATAATTTCTTTAGCAATTCAAGCCTTATCTTTATTTGAGTGGGGAGAATTTTTAGTCAATTATACGCAGCTTATTATATTTTTAGCATCCGTATTTGTAATTATTGCTTTGGTATTACTTATTTGGTCGATTGTTAATATTATCGTAGGAATTTCGGTTACTCAAAATTTTTCTATAGGCAGATCAATTGCTAACTTTTTTCTGGCCATTACGATCATACTAATACCTATCGCCTTAATTATTTACTATATGGTTTGGACAAAAGTCCGATATCTATAA
- a CDS encoding DNA polymerase ligase N-terminal domain-containing protein, translated as MGKENDDLKKYKEKRNTNKSGEPEGKKSKSNKNRFSFQKHDAQNLHYDFRLECDGVLKSWAIPKGPSTDTSEKRLAIRTEDHPVDYIHFEGKIPEDEYGAGPVLLWDKGTYKNITEKDDEIKDLKKAIDDGHFLVDLDGEKIKGGYAFTRTDKDEGQWLMVKMDDDKADARRNPTSTEPESVKSGKKIEDIDN; from the coding sequence ATGGGAAAAGAAAACGACGACCTAAAAAAATATAAGGAAAAACGAAATACTAATAAATCCGGGGAACCTGAAGGTAAAAAATCGAAATCAAATAAAAATCGATTCTCCTTTCAAAAGCACGATGCACAAAATTTGCACTATGATTTTCGCCTTGAATGCGATGGGGTATTAAAGTCCTGGGCAATCCCCAAAGGACCATCAACCGATACGAGTGAAAAAAGACTGGCTATCCGCACAGAAGATCACCCGGTGGATTATATTCATTTTGAAGGAAAAATCCCGGAAGATGAATACGGAGCCGGGCCTGTACTTTTATGGGACAAAGGAACTTATAAAAACATCACAGAAAAAGATGATGAGATAAAAGACCTGAAAAAAGCAATTGACGATGGCCATTTTTTAGTTGACCTTGACGGTGAAAAAATAAAAGGAGGATATGCCTTTACCAGAACTGATAAAGACGAAGGTCAATGGCTTATGGTCAAAATGGATGACGACAAAGCAGATGCCCGGAGAAATCCGACAAGTACTGAACCCGAATCTGTGAAATCAGGTAAAAAAATTGAAGATATTGACAACTAA
- a CDS encoding DedA family protein produces the protein MGGLAIVIALTYVETGFLIGLVVPGGETLIFTTGVLASTGVFDISVYWIIPILIVSACLGDMTGYLIGRKLGPRLYKMNDRWYFKKRYLRKAEEFYQDKGAMALILGRFVPVIRTMNPLLSGAGKIRTKYFFLYVIIGVTIYIVALVLLGYFLGGQFPSIQDYLGYILPGLVLLLIAPVVIKYYRSKKKKKDSE, from the coding sequence ATGGGGGGACTTGCTATCGTAATTGCTCTGACATACGTCGAAACGGGATTTCTAATCGGCTTAGTTGTTCCGGGAGGTGAGACCCTGATATTTACCACGGGAGTTCTTGCTTCGACCGGCGTCTTTGATATAAGCGTGTACTGGATAATCCCCATCTTAATAGTCAGTGCCTGTCTCGGAGATATGACAGGATATCTGATTGGCAGAAAGCTAGGTCCTAGATTATATAAAATGAATGACCGCTGGTATTTTAAAAAGCGGTATTTGAGAAAAGCTGAGGAATTTTATCAGGATAAGGGAGCGATGGCTTTAATTTTAGGACGTTTTGTTCCTGTAATCAGGACGATGAATCCTTTACTTAGTGGGGCAGGTAAAATCAGAACAAAATACTTTTTTCTATATGTTATTATCGGAGTGACAATATATATTGTTGCATTAGTATTGCTTGGCTATTTCCTTGGAGGACAATTTCCTTCAATACAAGATTACCTGGGATATATTCTACCCGGCCTGGTATTGCTACTAATTGCACCAGTGGTTATTAAGTATTACAGGTCGAAGAAAAAGAAAAAGGATTCTGAATGA
- a CDS encoding DEAD/DEAH box helicase family protein: MKTGNYLARNFLIKCAIAHFFDSMEKAINQKELLHKSFKFPIGIKFKYPWRNYQNRVLEQLEQHLNDDHLHIVAPPGSGKTVLGLEVMLRLNKPTLILAPTIAIRNQWITRFCELFIQVKNVPDWISTDIRNPQFLTVATYQSVHSVCRDKEEANNLILKLEDKGVATFVVDEAHHLKNEWWKSLMELKKHIKPVVVGLTATPPYDVSYSEWQRYLELNGPVDAEIFVPELIEAGDLCPHQDYVLATIPKLEERNKIEKIRNNIKSVYQDLKNDIVLIEILESSYWWKEPELHYEWIYSNIEFYSSALIFLYSNQREVSQNHLSIVGNKEYHIPMLDEYWLKVLLENYLFKNREFFTLHAQHQKSVEKKLRKCGALEHSSISFKDNDDIKKSLSSSISKLEGIKTIADFEFENLKHDLRQVILCDYIRKEFLADSTENNLEINKIGVIPVFEVLRREKDKNKKLGVLTGSLVIIPASAKKRLVEIALGYNIEELSFKQLSYDLDYLELHLSDGVKHRLVTIITRLFEEGKVNILVGTKSLLGEGWDAPAINSLILASFVGSFVLSNQMRGRAIRTYKSNPEKASNIWHLACVDPTVKDGGNDIDLMKRRFRSFVGVSFDKAGKIMNGFDRLDFPETITNIKEVEKYNINSFDQAGSREALKAKWNASLKNGTQMVEEIKVPYPDDRNYKKDRTLYFRNTLRNFTGTLGASVLAYLEFSLNLFARLFNKVPNKEVLIWGGTIFIGLGIVLFGTRSINALLLYLKYRDIEKDIDRIGIALLNAMSITGIIKTKLDAIKVKTSKDEYGGVYCHIEGGTAFESSAFINSIQEILSKVDNPRYLIIRKGMFKGLYEQIDYHNVPEELGRRKNEAQIFFYQWSKYVSKSRLIYTRNPEGRKLLLKARINSLSANILNEDIEHVNVWK; this comes from the coding sequence ATGAAAACTGGTAATTACCTTGCCAGGAACTTTTTAATTAAATGTGCTATCGCTCATTTTTTCGATTCTATGGAAAAAGCTATCAATCAAAAAGAATTACTTCATAAATCATTTAAATTCCCAATAGGTATAAAATTTAAATATCCCTGGAGAAATTACCAAAACCGGGTTTTAGAGCAGTTGGAGCAACATCTTAATGACGATCACCTACATATCGTAGCACCCCCAGGCTCGGGAAAGACAGTTTTAGGCCTTGAAGTAATGCTCAGGTTGAATAAACCAACATTAATTCTTGCTCCGACAATTGCGATTAGAAATCAATGGATTACACGTTTTTGTGAATTATTTATTCAGGTGAAAAATGTACCAGACTGGATATCCACTGATATTCGCAATCCACAATTTCTTACAGTTGCCACTTATCAAAGTGTTCATTCAGTATGCAGGGATAAAGAGGAGGCTAATAACCTTATTTTGAAATTAGAGGATAAAGGAGTTGCTACTTTTGTGGTTGATGAGGCTCACCATCTTAAAAATGAATGGTGGAAATCATTAATGGAGTTGAAAAAACATATAAAACCTGTTGTGGTAGGTCTGACTGCAACTCCTCCTTACGATGTTTCTTATAGTGAATGGCAACGGTATCTGGAGCTCAATGGTCCGGTTGATGCAGAGATTTTCGTCCCTGAACTCATTGAAGCCGGAGATTTATGTCCACATCAGGATTATGTCCTGGCCACTATCCCTAAGTTAGAAGAGCGCAATAAAATTGAGAAGATTAGAAACAATATTAAATCTGTTTACCAGGATCTTAAAAATGATATTGTTCTTATTGAAATTTTGGAAAGTAGCTATTGGTGGAAAGAACCAGAGCTTCATTACGAATGGATATACTCTAATATCGAATTTTATTCATCTGCTCTGATTTTTCTGTATAGTAATCAAAGAGAAGTATCTCAAAACCACTTAAGTATTGTCGGTAATAAGGAATATCATATTCCTATGCTTGATGAGTATTGGTTAAAAGTACTACTTGAAAATTACCTTTTTAAAAACAGAGAATTTTTCACGCTACACGCACAACATCAAAAATCTGTTGAAAAAAAACTTAGAAAGTGTGGTGCCCTGGAACACAGTTCAATCAGTTTCAAGGATAATGATGATATAAAAAAATCTCTTTCTTCGAGCATCAGTAAATTGGAAGGGATAAAAACAATTGCTGACTTTGAATTTGAAAACTTAAAACACGATTTAAGACAGGTAATTTTATGTGATTACATCAGGAAAGAGTTTTTAGCAGATTCTACTGAAAATAACTTAGAGATAAATAAAATCGGAGTAATACCTGTGTTTGAGGTTTTAAGAAGGGAGAAAGATAAAAATAAAAAGTTAGGTGTACTCACAGGATCGTTAGTAATTATACCTGCCTCGGCAAAAAAGAGGTTAGTTGAAATAGCATTAGGTTATAATATTGAAGAGCTTTCTTTTAAGCAATTGTCATATGATCTGGATTATCTGGAACTTCATTTATCAGACGGAGTTAAACATCGTCTTGTAACGATTATTACCAGGCTTTTTGAAGAAGGAAAGGTAAATATTTTGGTTGGAACAAAATCTTTACTTGGTGAAGGATGGGATGCGCCTGCTATAAACTCGTTGATACTTGCGAGTTTTGTCGGTTCGTTTGTGTTGTCAAACCAAATGAGAGGACGTGCAATAAGAACTTATAAAAGTAATCCGGAAAAGGCTAGTAATATCTGGCATTTAGCATGTGTTGATCCTACAGTTAAGGATGGGGGAAATGATATTGACCTCATGAAGAGAAGGTTTCGAAGTTTCGTTGGAGTTTCTTTTGATAAAGCGGGCAAAATAATGAATGGTTTTGATCGGTTGGATTTTCCGGAGACGATTACAAATATCAAAGAAGTAGAAAAATACAATATTAATTCTTTTGACCAGGCGGGAAGCAGGGAAGCATTAAAGGCTAAATGGAATGCCTCATTAAAAAACGGCACTCAGATGGTGGAAGAGATAAAAGTACCTTATCCGGATGATAGAAATTATAAAAAAGACAGGACTCTTTATTTCAGAAATACATTGCGAAATTTCACTGGTACTCTTGGCGCTTCGGTATTAGCCTATTTGGAATTTTCGCTCAATTTATTTGCGCGCTTATTTAATAAAGTGCCTAATAAAGAGGTCTTAATTTGGGGAGGTACTATTTTTATTGGCCTTGGGATAGTGCTTTTTGGTACTCGATCTATAAATGCCTTGCTATTGTATCTGAAATATAGAGATATAGAAAAAGATATTGATCGAATAGGTATTGCACTCCTAAATGCAATGAGTATAACCGGGATAATAAAAACTAAACTCGATGCAATTAAAGTAAAAACGAGTAAAGATGAATACGGGGGTGTTTATTGCCATATCGAAGGAGGAACTGCCTTCGAAAGTTCAGCTTTTATAAATTCTATTCAGGAAATATTAAGTAAAGTTGATAATCCGCGGTACCTGATAATTAGAAAAGGAATGTTTAAGGGACTTTATGAGCAAATAGATTATCATAATGTGCCGGAAGAACTTGGGAGAAGAAAGAACGAGGCCCAAATATTTTTTTATCAATGGAGTAAGTATGTTAGCAAAAGTCGATTGATCTATACACGTAATCCAGAAGGGCGAAAATTATTATTAAAAGCCAGGATCAATTCTTTGTCGGCTAATATTCTTAATGAAGATATTGAACATGTAAATGTCTGGAAATAA
- the alr gene encoding alanine racemase, producing the protein MVKKVKHSSRIHLKQSAYKANLNFIRKKIGDHAVFSSVVKANAYGHGIEAFVPMAERCGVRHFSVASSFEAEEVLSVCKKDSHIMIMGIIYEEDIPWAVEHDIEFFVYNYDRLPVALEAAKKVGKPAKVHIEVETGANRTGMPSKEFPKSLRYLKKHSEHLIFEGLCTHFGGAESFSNQFKLDMQHKRYKEFLKVCKKEKIEPNVRHIACSAAALAMPETVYDMVRVGVAQYGFWPSPDIYYHHLQEVNKTSDSALKRIFSWKTDIMDIRDVKEGEFIGYGTAYQATHKMTIAVMPLGYSNGYPRALSNRGQVLIHGKKAPIVGLINMNLFMVDISHIPNVKVGDEVVLIGRQKNNVINVSSFTNTTQLLNNEMLSRLPAAIPRTVVK; encoded by the coding sequence TTGTCAAAGCCAATGCTTATGGCCATGGGATCGAAGCATTTGTGCCGATGGCTGAGAGATGTGGCGTCAGGCACTTTTCTGTTGCCTCTTCATTCGAGGCAGAGGAAGTATTAAGCGTTTGCAAAAAAGACAGTCATATAATGATCATGGGTATCATCTATGAAGAAGATATTCCATGGGCTGTGGAGCATGATATCGAATTCTTTGTATACAACTACGATCGTTTGCCAGTCGCACTAGAAGCTGCAAAAAAGGTTGGTAAACCAGCTAAAGTACACATTGAAGTCGAAACAGGTGCTAACCGAACGGGAATGCCATCGAAAGAATTCCCGAAGTCTTTGAGATACCTCAAAAAGCACTCTGAGCATCTGATTTTTGAAGGGCTGTGCACTCACTTTGGTGGAGCAGAAAGCTTCTCAAATCAGTTTAAGCTCGACATGCAGCACAAACGCTATAAGGAATTTCTTAAAGTTTGCAAAAAGGAAAAGATCGAGCCTAATGTAAGGCATATTGCCTGTTCAGCGGCAGCTCTGGCGATGCCCGAAACTGTTTATGATATGGTGAGAGTCGGAGTAGCCCAATACGGTTTCTGGCCGAGCCCGGATATTTATTATCACCACCTTCAGGAAGTAAATAAAACTTCAGACTCTGCTCTGAAAAGGATATTTTCCTGGAAAACTGACATCATGGACATTCGCGATGTAAAAGAAGGTGAATTTATCGGATATGGCACCGCTTACCAGGCGACACATAAAATGACGATTGCTGTAATGCCGTTAGGATATTCTAATGGATATCCAAGAGCCTTGTCAAACCGCGGTCAGGTCTTGATTCATGGTAAAAAAGCTCCTATTGTTGGTCTGATCAACATGAACTTATTTATGGTTGATATTTCTCATATTCCCAATGTAAAAGTGGGTGATGAGGTAGTATTAATCGGAAGACAAAAAAATAACGTGATCAACGTATCAAGTTTTACAAATACCACTCAGTTGCTCAATAATGAAATGCTGAGTAGACTGCCGGCAGCAATACCACGGACCGTGGTAAAGTGA
- the ligD gene encoding non-homologous end-joining DNA ligase produces MDLSEEQKEKVKKKEQPVWMEPSLAKLTDDYFSDPDWIYERKLDGVRCLVFKNGKEVKLLSRNKKSQNEIYPEIVKAVKKINSDFIADGEIVTFKNDISSFSELQARINNRNPSKELINKVPVFYYLFDLMYIDDTDITELDLRTRKKILSKEIPFSDPIRYCSHINENGEKYLEKACNKGWEGIIAKNATKPYLHSRTSNWLKFKCDKRQEFVIGGYTDPEGERVGFGALLIGFYENGKLKYAGKVGTGYSDKQLEEMENKMSKKQRKTSPFDEEIKDNGIHFITPEMVAEIGFTEWTNDNKLRHPRFIGLRKDKDPKNVKKETPA; encoded by the coding sequence ATGGATCTCTCAGAAGAACAAAAAGAAAAAGTAAAAAAGAAGGAGCAACCGGTTTGGATGGAGCCTTCTCTTGCTAAACTAACCGATGATTATTTTTCAGACCCGGACTGGATTTATGAGCGAAAGCTTGATGGTGTACGATGCCTGGTTTTTAAAAACGGTAAAGAAGTAAAACTTTTATCCCGCAATAAAAAAAGTCAGAATGAAATTTATCCTGAAATAGTTAAGGCAGTCAAAAAAATTAATTCTGATTTTATTGCAGATGGAGAAATAGTGACTTTCAAAAACGATATTTCAAGTTTTTCAGAGCTACAAGCACGGATAAATAATAGAAACCCTTCCAAAGAACTGATCAACAAAGTACCTGTTTTTTATTACCTCTTCGACCTGATGTATATCGATGATACTGATATTACAGAATTAGATCTCAGAACCCGGAAGAAGATTTTATCAAAAGAAATCCCATTTAGTGACCCTATACGTTATTGTAGCCACATCAACGAAAATGGGGAGAAATACCTGGAAAAAGCATGTAACAAAGGCTGGGAAGGAATCATTGCAAAAAATGCGACCAAACCATATTTACATAGTCGAACGAGTAACTGGCTAAAGTTTAAATGCGACAAACGACAGGAATTTGTCATTGGCGGGTATACGGATCCGGAAGGAGAAAGAGTCGGTTTTGGCGCTCTTCTTATCGGATTCTATGAAAATGGCAAACTGAAATACGCCGGGAAGGTAGGGACTGGATACAGTGATAAGCAGCTTGAAGAAATGGAAAATAAAATGAGTAAAAAGCAACGTAAAACCTCTCCTTTTGACGAAGAAATCAAAGATAATGGCATTCATTTCATCACACCTGAAATGGTGGCTGAGATTGGCTTTACTGAATGGACTAATGACAATAAACTTAGACATCCAAGATTTATCGGATTGAGAAAAGATAAAGATCCTAAAAACGTTAAAAAAGAAACCCCTGCATGA
- the ligD gene encoding non-homologous end-joining DNA ligase, producing the protein MKISGHNIDISNTDKVFFDKENFTKGDVIEYYRDISDFILPHLEDRPLMLQRFPDGIDGDGFYQKEASDYFPEWIKTKSLKKEDGKVNHVICNDKATLIYLANQGTITFHGWLSKVDKIKYPDKLVIDLDPPSSDFEIVRKAAFLIKDTLEEMDVTSFLTTTGSSGAHVVIMLDGKCDFDQSRDFGKNLGDFLSAKYSDVFTTAARKEKRNGKLYFDIQRNAYAQTAVVPYSIRPIENAPIATPLDWEELKDKSINARSYDLKNIKRRLSQKEDPWKGARRSAYGINSLAERLKKLKGQ; encoded by the coding sequence ATGAAGATTTCCGGACATAACATAGATATCAGTAATACGGATAAAGTTTTTTTCGATAAAGAAAATTTCACTAAAGGAGATGTTATCGAATATTACCGGGATATCTCAGATTTCATCCTGCCCCATTTAGAAGATCGACCATTAATGCTTCAGCGATTTCCCGATGGCATTGATGGTGACGGTTTCTACCAAAAAGAAGCATCTGATTACTTCCCTGAATGGATAAAAACCAAATCTTTAAAAAAAGAAGACGGAAAAGTAAATCATGTGATCTGTAACGATAAAGCAACGCTCATTTACCTGGCCAACCAGGGAACGATTACATTCCACGGCTGGCTAAGTAAAGTCGATAAGATAAAATATCCGGATAAACTGGTAATCGACCTTGACCCTCCCTCTTCTGATTTTGAAATTGTGAGAAAGGCTGCTTTCTTAATTAAAGATACCTTGGAGGAAATGGATGTTACTTCATTTCTAACTACTACCGGATCTTCAGGAGCTCATGTCGTAATTATGCTTGACGGTAAATGTGATTTTGATCAGAGCAGGGATTTCGGCAAAAATCTTGGAGATTTTTTATCAGCAAAATACTCAGATGTATTTACAACAGCAGCAAGAAAAGAAAAACGAAATGGCAAATTATATTTTGACATTCAAAGAAACGCCTATGCCCAAACTGCTGTAGTACCTTATAGTATCAGACCTATAGAAAATGCTCCCATCGCCACTCCTCTTGACTGGGAAGAATTGAAAGACAAAAGCATCAACGCACGCAGTTATGATCTGAAAAATATCAAACGCCGTCTTTCTCAAAAGGAAGATCCCTGGAAAGGGGCGCGAAGAAGTGCATATGGAATTAATTCTCTCGCTGAAAGATTAAAAAAACTAAAAGGACAATAA